Proteins encoded within one genomic window of Sporolituus thermophilus DSM 23256:
- the nusA gene encoding transcription termination factor NusA encodes MNAEFMQAFEQLGKEKGIAPEILFDAIEAALISAYKRNFGSAQNVRVSLDRTTGEIHVYARKTVVEVVKDPRLEMSLEEARAIDVRYELDDVVEIEVTPKDFGRIAAQTAKQVVVQRIREAERGIIYEEFSNRESDIVTGIVQRIEQKNVYIDLGKAEAILTPSEQIPGEVYKHGDRLKTYIIEVKKTTKGPQILVSRTHPGLLKRLFELEVPEIHDGVVELKSVAREPGMRSKIAVHSRDENVDAVGACVGHKGMRVQTIVNELRGEKIDIVKWNSDPAKFIANALSPAKVISVEVNETEKVSKVVVPDYQLSLAIGKEGQNARLAAKLTGWKIDIKSESQVQSTT; translated from the coding sequence GTGAATGCGGAATTTATGCAAGCTTTTGAACAGCTAGGGAAGGAAAAAGGAATTGCGCCCGAAATTTTGTTTGACGCTATTGAGGCAGCCCTTATTTCGGCTTATAAACGGAACTTCGGTTCGGCACAGAACGTGCGGGTTTCTCTTGACCGTACAACAGGCGAAATTCATGTTTATGCCCGTAAGACAGTGGTAGAAGTTGTCAAAGACCCCAGGCTTGAGATGTCGCTGGAAGAGGCGAGGGCCATTGATGTACGGTATGAGCTGGATGATGTTGTGGAAATTGAGGTAACACCCAAAGATTTCGGACGAATAGCCGCCCAGACGGCTAAGCAGGTGGTCGTACAGCGGATTCGGGAAGCGGAGCGCGGCATTATTTACGAGGAATTTTCTAACCGGGAAAGCGATATCGTGACAGGCATTGTCCAGCGTATTGAACAGAAAAACGTTTATATTGATTTGGGCAAGGCCGAGGCTATTTTGACGCCTTCGGAGCAAATCCCCGGGGAAGTGTATAAGCACGGGGATCGGTTAAAAACATACATAATAGAAGTAAAGAAAACGACAAAAGGGCCGCAGATCTTGGTTTCCCGCACCCATCCCGGGCTGTTGAAGCGGTTGTTTGAACTGGAAGTACCGGAAATTCACGATGGTGTTGTTGAACTTAAGTCAGTAGCCCGCGAACCGGGTATGCGTTCTAAAATCGCTGTTCATTCCCGGGATGAAAACGTGGATGCGGTTGGTGCGTGTGTTGGTCATAAGGGCATGAGGGTTCAGACTATTGTTAACGAGCTGAGGGGCGAAAAAATTGATATTGTAAAATGGAACAGCGATCCGGCTAAATTTATTGCCAACGCCCTAAGCCCGGCTAAAGTTATTTCGGTGGAAGTAAATGAAACAGAAAAAGTTTCTAAGGTAGTAGTCCCGGATTATCAATTATCCTTGGCAATCGGCAAAGAAGGTCAAAATGCCCGGCTGGCCGCTAAATTAACAGGCTGGAAAATTGATATTAAGAGTGAGTCGCAAGTCCAGTCGACCACGTGA
- the rimP gene encoding ribosome maturation factor RimP, which yields MSRQQVEKLVERLVQDIITDTNMELVDVEYVKEKDWYLRVFLDKPGGIEVEDCQWVSEQLEAKLDELDPIKESYYLEVSSPGLDRPLKKDRDFIRHIGEKVEVHTFAPFNGSKLIIGTLTGISETDIHLDVNGTAVSVPRDKTAQVRLYLEF from the coding sequence ATGTCCAGGCAACAGGTGGAAAAACTGGTGGAGCGGCTTGTTCAAGATATTATCACTGACACAAATATGGAATTAGTCGATGTGGAATATGTGAAGGAGAAAGACTGGTATTTGCGCGTCTTTCTGGACAAACCCGGCGGTATCGAGGTTGAGGACTGCCAATGGGTTAGTGAACAGTTAGAAGCTAAACTGGACGAGTTGGATCCTATTAAAGAAAGTTATTACCTGGAAGTTTCGTCGCCCGGCCTCGACCGACCGTTGAAAAAAGACCGTGACTTTATCCGGCATATTGGTGAAAAAGTGGAGGTTCATACCTTTGCCCCGTTTAACGGCAGTAAACTGATCATCGGGACTTTAACGGGAATATCCGAAACAGACATTCACTTGGACGTAAACGGTACGGCTGTTAGTGTGCCGCGGGACAAAACAGCTCAGGTAAGATTGTACCTCGAATTTTAG
- a CDS encoding DUF362 domain-containing protein, with protein sequence MYKISSECIKCGACASVCPVGAISEGETQYVIDEKCIDCGSCAAVCPVGAISPGE encoded by the coding sequence ATGTATAAAATTAGCAGTGAATGTATTAAATGCGGTGCTTGTGCATCTGTTTGTCCGGTTGGCGCCATCTCGGAAGGCGAAACGCAATACGTTATTGATGAAAAATGTATTGATTGTGGTTCTTGCGCAGCAGTTTGTCCGGTAGGAGCTATCAGCCCCGGTGAGTAA
- a CDS encoding TVP38/TMEM64 family protein: MALIKFGVLGSAVVAYYYMPGLQEFIDAGIFYLRCRDFDGLRQFILSYGMWAPLTTIALMTIQSMLPLVPGLAITITNAWIFGWQYGALYSWIGALLGATLDFGIARWYGRPVVERFVKPQYLDLMDTFFKKHGVLAVFITRLTPVVPFKVVSYGTGLTAISLWHFIVATGIGQIPAIVLYSILGQNLTRSIRATVAVTSLLIVIGVVIYYYREQIERYFFTDKE, translated from the coding sequence ATGGCTTTAATTAAATTTGGCGTACTAGGATCAGCTGTTGTCGCCTACTACTATATGCCTGGGTTGCAAGAGTTCATTGATGCCGGAATATTCTACCTGCGCTGTCGGGATTTTGATGGTCTGCGACAGTTTATCCTTTCTTATGGCATGTGGGCGCCGCTTACGACAATTGCGTTGATGACAATCCAGTCCATGCTGCCGCTAGTTCCCGGGCTGGCGATTACGATTACTAACGCCTGGATTTTCGGGTGGCAATATGGCGCTTTATATTCTTGGATTGGCGCTTTGCTAGGCGCCACTTTGGACTTCGGCATTGCCCGCTGGTATGGGCGTCCGGTGGTGGAGCGGTTTGTTAAACCCCAATATCTTGACCTTATGGATACTTTTTTCAAAAAGCATGGTGTACTTGCGGTTTTTATTACCCGTCTGACACCGGTTGTTCCGTTTAAAGTTGTTAGTTACGGCACAGGACTTACGGCAATATCGCTGTGGCATTTTATTGTTGCCACCGGTATCGGTCAGATCCCTGCTATTGTGCTTTATTCAATTCTCGGACAGAATTTGACACGAAGTATTCGCGCAACAGTTGCCGTTACTTCTCTTCTCATTGTGATAGGGGTGGTCATTTATTACTATCGTGAGCAAATTGAAAGATATTTTTTTACAGACAAAGAATAG
- a CDS encoding TraR/DksA C4-type zinc finger protein, which translates to MDQEALKPLVQWLKKEKARLLSQLSRLEESGIGDTMSDSIGELSVYDNHPADIGDELFERSKDLALRDNAHLLLGQVEHALEKVAAGNYGICDNCGREIGIERLQAIPYATRCIVCEKKYGDKDTASPRPLEEDVLQPPFHRTFLDTAKYDFVGFDGEDALQAVLRYGSSDSPQDIPGSYDYKALFPNSNEHQGIVERTDAIPHEFYHTKPIAPQGQHEQDDPAEQR; encoded by the coding sequence TTGGATCAGGAGGCTCTAAAACCCTTGGTGCAATGGCTGAAAAAGGAAAAAGCGCGTTTGCTCAGCCAGCTTTCCCGGTTGGAAGAGAGCGGAATCGGCGATACCATGTCCGATTCTATCGGTGAATTATCGGTTTATGATAATCACCCGGCCGATATCGGTGACGAATTATTCGAGCGCAGTAAAGATTTAGCGCTCCGTGACAATGCCCATCTCCTCTTAGGGCAGGTCGAACATGCCTTAGAGAAGGTTGCGGCAGGAAATTACGGCATATGCGATAACTGCGGGCGCGAAATTGGCATTGAGCGGCTTCAAGCTATTCCTTATGCAACAAGGTGCATTGTTTGCGAAAAAAAATACGGGGATAAAGATACCGCTTCTCCCCGACCATTGGAAGAGGATGTGTTACAGCCTCCTTTTCATCGTACTTTCCTGGATACGGCTAAGTATGATTTTGTTGGATTTGATGGCGAAGATGCTCTTCAGGCTGTCCTGCGGTACGGCAGTTCTGATTCGCCGCAAGATATCCCCGGGTCTTACGATTATAAAGCTCTATTCCCCAACAGCAATGAGCATCAGGGTATTGTAGAACGGACGGATGCCATACCGCATGAATTTTATCATACCAAACCTATTGCCCCCCAAGGGCAGCACGAGCAGGATGACCCAGCCGAGCAGCGCTGA
- a CDS encoding nitroreductase family protein, with the protein MTKDVFDCMRDSHSVRSFKPDPIPEPTLTRVFEAACWAPSAGNLQPWYFFAVKNSKVKQQLAQACFEQQYVAEAPVVVVVLADPARSSERYGERGAQLYCLQDTAAAAQNILLAANALGLGACWVGAFDEVKVQQIVEAPPRLRAVAIICLGYSNEQTPVIKERLRVAEVVKIID; encoded by the coding sequence GTGACCAAAGATGTTTTTGACTGTATGCGCGATAGCCATAGTGTACGCAGTTTTAAACCCGACCCCATTCCGGAACCTACCCTTACCCGGGTTTTTGAAGCGGCTTGCTGGGCACCCAGTGCCGGCAATCTCCAACCATGGTATTTTTTTGCTGTAAAAAATAGCAAGGTAAAGCAACAATTAGCGCAAGCCTGTTTTGAACAGCAGTATGTGGCCGAAGCACCGGTAGTAGTTGTTGTCTTGGCCGATCCTGCCCGTTCAAGCGAACGCTATGGCGAACGGGGAGCACAGCTCTACTGCTTGCAAGATACAGCTGCTGCGGCGCAAAATATATTGTTAGCCGCTAACGCCCTCGGGTTGGGTGCTTGTTGGGTAGGGGCTTTCGATGAAGTGAAAGTGCAGCAGATTGTGGAAGCGCCGCCAAGACTGAGAGCAGTAGCCATTATTTGTTTGGGCTATAGCAATGAGCAGACGCCTGTCATAAAAGAACGATTAAGGGTGGCAGAAGTAGTTAAGATTATTGACTAG
- a CDS encoding DUF5665 domain-containing protein, whose protein sequence is MQRKTNDAEFMQVQLEKLVRHLEALRIADYIELLQKPTRLIFLNFVAGIARGLGIAIGATIIFAMMLELLRRLILLNIPGIGSFVAEVVRIVEMKNGKF, encoded by the coding sequence ATGCAAAGAAAAACAAATGATGCGGAATTCATGCAAGTGCAACTGGAGAAACTGGTACGCCACCTTGAAGCGCTCAGGATCGCTGATTACATTGAATTACTCCAGAAACCGACAAGACTGATTTTCCTCAATTTTGTGGCCGGCATTGCCCGTGGCTTGGGAATTGCTATCGGTGCAACAATTATTTTTGCTATGATGCTTGAACTGTTACGGCGGTTGATTTTGCTCAATATTCCTGGAATTGGCAGTTTTGTCGCGGAAGTCGTCCGTATAGTCGAAATGAAAAATGGTAAATTTTAA
- the ileS gene encoding isoleucine--tRNA ligase: MDYSKTLNLPQTDFPMRANLPEREPQFLEYWTKNRIYEKKISKAKGKPKFVLHDGPPYANGNIHIGTALNKILKDIIVKYKSLRGYDAPYVPGWDTHGLPIEHAAIKILGLNRHELNPLDLRRQCKEYALKCLDMQREDFKRLGVSGDWDNPYITLTPEYEAKQIEVFGEMAKKGYIYKGLKSVYWCTSCETALAEAEIEYAEKKSHAIYVKFPLVDDKGCLPVGIKPEGVYAVIWTTTPWTIPANVAIAVNPEFEYAWVQVNNEIYLLASELIDAVMKANGLSDYTVLATVKGEALEGMVFGHPFFDRESVVVLGDHVTLEQGTGCVHTAPGHGQEDFEIGMKYNLPVINPVDHSGRFTAEGGKFAGMLVHDANVPIIKELAERNMLLGKGTIRHQYAHCWRCKNPIIYRATEQWFASVEGFRQMALEAIKGVEWVPSWGEERIHNMVADRQDWCISRQRVWGVPIPIFYCNQCNEHIVNDTTISAVAELFRREGSDAWWAKSAAEILPQGFVCPHCGHGTFRKETDIMDVWFDSGSSHAAVLEERPELQWPADMYLEGSDQHRGWFQSSLLTAVASRGRAPYKTVLTHGFVVDGEGRKMSKSIGNVIYPQEVIKQYGADILRLWVASADYKADIRISNDILKQMAEVYRKIRNTFRYLIGNLADFDPDRDRVGYDQLTELDRWALLRLERVRERVTKAYDEYEFHLLYHTVHNFCAVDLSAIYLDILKDRLYTAVPHAVERRAAQTAMYEILQTLVVMLAPILTFTAEEVWQYMPKRAGMAESVHLAEWPAARPDYLDVGLEAKWDRILEIRGEITKALENARRSKVIGHSLDAAVDIYAGGKELASLKEVADLAAVLIVSRVNLIAGVENAPPEAFRSADMELAIVVTPAQGDKCERCWIYSETVGQDAEHATLCQRCADVMRQLAK; the protein is encoded by the coding sequence TTGGACTACAGTAAAACACTGAATTTGCCGCAAACGGACTTTCCCATGCGCGCGAATTTGCCAGAACGGGAACCACAGTTTTTGGAATACTGGACAAAAAACAGGATTTATGAAAAAAAAATCAGTAAAGCTAAAGGGAAACCTAAGTTTGTGCTCCATGACGGGCCACCTTATGCGAACGGGAACATCCATATCGGCACGGCTCTCAACAAGATTCTCAAAGACATAATTGTTAAGTATAAGTCGCTGCGGGGCTATGATGCTCCCTATGTTCCGGGATGGGACACGCATGGGTTGCCTATTGAGCACGCGGCGATTAAAATATTAGGTCTTAACCGTCATGAACTTAACCCGTTGGACTTGCGCCGGCAATGCAAAGAATATGCTCTCAAATGTCTGGATATGCAACGGGAAGATTTTAAACGCCTTGGTGTCAGTGGCGACTGGGATAATCCTTATATTACGCTTACTCCCGAATATGAGGCCAAACAGATTGAAGTTTTTGGCGAAATGGCTAAAAAAGGGTATATCTATAAAGGATTAAAATCGGTATATTGGTGTACGTCCTGTGAGACGGCACTGGCCGAAGCAGAAATTGAATATGCTGAGAAAAAATCCCATGCCATTTACGTCAAATTTCCGCTCGTCGACGATAAAGGATGCTTGCCGGTCGGAATTAAGCCTGAAGGCGTCTATGCCGTCATTTGGACGACCACGCCCTGGACAATTCCGGCAAACGTGGCTATTGCCGTAAACCCTGAATTCGAATATGCATGGGTACAAGTAAATAATGAGATTTACCTTCTTGCGTCAGAGCTCATCGACGCGGTGATGAAGGCTAACGGTCTTAGTGACTATACGGTATTGGCGACCGTAAAAGGTGAAGCACTGGAAGGCATGGTATTTGGCCATCCGTTTTTTGACCGCGAATCGGTTGTTGTGCTCGGTGATCACGTCACGCTTGAACAAGGTACGGGCTGTGTTCACACTGCTCCTGGTCATGGTCAGGAAGACTTTGAGATTGGCATGAAATACAATTTACCGGTTATTAACCCTGTTGACCATAGCGGCCGCTTTACGGCCGAAGGCGGCAAGTTTGCGGGAATGCTGGTTCATGATGCCAACGTACCTATCATAAAAGAACTCGCAGAGCGTAATATGCTCTTGGGAAAAGGAACAATCCGCCACCAGTATGCCCATTGCTGGCGCTGCAAAAATCCAATTATTTATCGGGCGACCGAGCAGTGGTTTGCTTCGGTTGAGGGTTTCCGACAAATGGCGCTTGAAGCAATAAAAGGAGTAGAGTGGGTCCCGTCTTGGGGTGAAGAACGCATCCATAATATGGTCGCTGACCGTCAGGACTGGTGCATCTCCCGACAGCGCGTATGGGGTGTTCCTATCCCGATCTTTTACTGCAACCAGTGCAATGAACATATTGTTAATGACACTACTATCAGCGCTGTTGCCGAATTGTTCCGCAGGGAGGGCTCTGACGCATGGTGGGCTAAATCGGCGGCAGAAATTCTGCCGCAAGGCTTTGTCTGTCCACACTGTGGGCATGGTACTTTCCGCAAGGAAACGGATATTATGGATGTTTGGTTTGACAGTGGTTCCAGTCATGCCGCAGTCTTAGAGGAGCGGCCAGAACTCCAGTGGCCGGCTGATATGTATCTGGAAGGCAGCGACCAACACCGCGGCTGGTTCCAGTCCTCACTGCTCACAGCCGTGGCCAGTCGGGGCCGCGCTCCTTACAAGACGGTTCTGACGCATGGCTTTGTCGTTGATGGCGAAGGCCGAAAAATGTCCAAGTCTATCGGTAACGTCATTTATCCCCAGGAGGTCATCAAACAGTACGGTGCCGATATTCTGCGTCTTTGGGTTGCTTCTGCCGATTATAAGGCCGACATCCGAATTTCCAATGATATTTTAAAACAGATGGCGGAGGTCTACCGTAAAATCCGCAATACTTTCCGTTATCTTATCGGCAACTTAGCAGATTTTGACCCCGATAGGGACCGGGTAGGGTATGATCAGCTGACAGAACTTGATCGCTGGGCATTGCTGCGGTTGGAGAGAGTACGGGAACGAGTTACCAAAGCTTATGATGAATATGAATTTCACCTGTTGTATCACACCGTTCATAATTTTTGTGCGGTCGATTTAAGCGCCATTTATCTTGACATTCTCAAAGACCGCCTGTACACAGCCGTTCCCCATGCGGTTGAGCGGCGAGCTGCCCAAACGGCGATGTACGAAATTTTGCAGACGCTGGTTGTGATGTTAGCGCCTATCCTAACGTTTACCGCGGAGGAAGTATGGCAATACATGCCTAAACGGGCAGGAATGGCGGAAAGCGTTCACTTGGCAGAATGGCCCGCTGCTCGGCCGGACTATCTTGACGTCGGGCTTGAGGCCAAATGGGATAGAATTCTTGAGATCAGAGGCGAAATTACCAAGGCATTGGAGAATGCTCGCCGGAGCAAGGTTATCGGCCATTCCCTTGATGCGGCGGTAGATATTTACGCTGGCGGTAAAGAGTTGGCAAGCCTTAAAGAAGTCGCCGATTTGGCAGCTGTCTTGATTGTTTCTCGCGTAAATCTGATTGCGGGCGTGGAAAACGCGCCACCTGAAGCATTCCGCTCGGCTGATATGGAACTTGCTATCGTGGTTACTCCCGCGCAGGGTGACAAATGCGAACGTTGCTGGATTTACAGTGAAACCGTGGGGCAAGATGCCGAACACGCGACCTTATGTCAGCGTTGCGCCGATGTTATGCGGCAGCTCGCAAAATAA
- a CDS encoding DUF167 domain-containing protein: protein MDWRGLDFKVAPDGISFKIRVQPRAGRNAVIGLAGDSLKVCVASPPVEGEANQACIAFFASLFDVAKTRIALVSGQKSRSKVIKIMGIDPEQFTTILDKL, encoded by the coding sequence TTGGACTGGCGCGGTTTAGACTTTAAAGTTGCGCCGGACGGCATATCGTTCAAAATAAGGGTACAGCCGCGCGCCGGCCGTAATGCCGTGATAGGCCTTGCCGGCGATAGTTTGAAAGTTTGCGTTGCTTCGCCGCCGGTGGAAGGGGAAGCCAATCAAGCCTGTATTGCTTTTTTCGCCTCATTGTTTGACGTTGCCAAGACCAGGATTGCTTTAGTTAGCGGACAGAAGAGCCGCAGTAAGGTCATCAAGATTATGGGCATTGACCCAGAGCAGTTTACGACGATACTAGACAAGCTGTAG
- a CDS encoding DivIVA domain-containing protein produces the protein MLTPLDIHNKEFKRCFRGYNEEEVDEFLDRVIKDYEKLYRENIELKETLERVNSKLEHYQHMENTLHNTLVIAQETAEEVKLNAKKETELMKKEAEIRAQKLVEEAMAKVRRLNSEYEELKKQIHVYRTRMTSLLQAQLELLKSSEEDEG, from the coding sequence ATGCTAACTCCCTTGGACATACATAACAAGGAGTTCAAACGGTGTTTTCGCGGCTACAACGAAGAAGAAGTTGACGAGTTTCTTGACCGTGTCATAAAAGATTACGAAAAACTGTACCGCGAGAATATTGAGCTCAAGGAGACGCTGGAACGGGTTAACAGCAAACTAGAGCATTATCAGCACATGGAAAACACCCTGCACAATACTCTGGTAATTGCCCAGGAGACGGCGGAAGAAGTCAAGCTCAATGCCAAGAAGGAAACAGAGCTGATGAAAAAGGAAGCCGAGATTAGGGCGCAAAAACTGGTAGAAGAGGCGATGGCCAAAGTGCGGCGGTTAAACAGTGAGTACGAGGAACTGAAAAAACAGATTCACGTTTACCGGACGCGGATGACTAGTTTGCTGCAGGCGCAATTAGAACTATTAAAATCGAGCGAAGAGGATGAAGGATAG
- a CDS encoding RNA-binding protein: protein MASEREKILRYYRASGDGELAARLLDYAETVLRTRKYRASHFLDPYGFSVAETIVAHFTSLRLESSGGYEGAERLKAVFVHEDFLGSIDFGITAVGIAWDARYYELSHRDMLGALMGLGIDRDVVGDIIMTGSGARVVVDTAMAGFIENNLLKVGAAPVTVKIIPLSDITPRIVQVKEIRATVPSLRLDVVAAAGFGLSRTKMAAEIAADKIKVNWQEAKNAAQTVKPGDIISMRGRGRVEICEVLGQTKKGRTSIFLKRFV from the coding sequence ATGGCAAGTGAACGGGAAAAAATTCTCCGGTATTACCGGGCGAGCGGCGATGGTGAACTTGCCGCCCGTTTGCTTGACTATGCCGAAACGGTGCTGCGTACTCGTAAATACCGGGCCAGTCATTTTCTGGATCCTTATGGATTTAGCGTTGCTGAAACAATAGTTGCCCATTTTACGTCGCTCCGGCTCGAGAGCAGCGGTGGCTATGAGGGAGCCGAACGGTTAAAAGCCGTTTTTGTTCATGAAGATTTTTTAGGTTCTATCGATTTTGGCATTACCGCGGTGGGGATTGCCTGGGATGCCCGATATTATGAGCTTTCGCATCGTGACATGCTCGGTGCCCTGATGGGCCTGGGAATCGACCGGGACGTAGTCGGCGATATAATTATGACCGGCAGCGGTGCCCGGGTGGTTGTTGATACGGCAATGGCCGGCTTTATTGAAAACAACTTATTGAAGGTCGGTGCCGCGCCCGTAACAGTCAAGATTATACCGCTGAGCGATATTACACCGCGTATCGTGCAAGTCAAAGAGATTCGGGCAACCGTGCCTTCCTTGCGTTTAGATGTTGTCGCCGCGGCAGGGTTTGGTCTGTCGCGAACCAAGATGGCTGCAGAGATAGCGGCTGATAAGATAAAAGTGAATTGGCAGGAGGCCAAGAATGCCGCTCAAACCGTAAAACCAGGTGACATAATTTCTATGCGCGGACGGGGCCGGGTAGAGATTTGCGAGGTTTTGGGACAAACCAAGAAAGGCCGCACTAGTATCTTTCTAAAACGCTTTGTGTAA
- the proC gene encoding pyrroline-5-carboxylate reductase, protein MLHQKQLAFIGGGAMAEALLKGLLTAKLVEPQQIMVCDVAQSRLDYLRHTYNVLTTVNGCDAAGQADIVFLTVKPQVIDDVLVTIAPVMTPAKVVISVAAGITIDRIEAKLGKAPIIRVMPNTPVAVGAGVSAFALGQNARPEHGELATLIFDAVGKAVAVDEKAMDAVTGLSGSGPAYTFLFIEALADAGVRVGLSRQTALLLAAQTILGAAKMVVETGEHPAKLRDAVTSPAGTTIAGLHVLEQKGVRGTVIDAVVAATERSREMGQLHGK, encoded by the coding sequence ATGTTACACCAGAAACAGCTGGCTTTTATCGGCGGCGGTGCCATGGCTGAAGCGCTGTTGAAAGGCTTATTGACAGCCAAGCTGGTAGAGCCGCAACAAATAATGGTGTGCGATGTGGCGCAATCCCGCCTCGATTATTTAAGGCACACCTATAATGTTCTTACTACGGTTAACGGGTGTGACGCGGCGGGACAAGCCGATATCGTTTTTTTGACCGTCAAACCGCAAGTGATTGACGATGTATTAGTAACGATCGCCCCTGTTATGACGCCGGCCAAAGTCGTAATTTCAGTAGCGGCAGGGATTACCATTGACCGGATTGAGGCAAAACTAGGCAAGGCGCCAATCATTCGCGTTATGCCAAATACCCCGGTGGCGGTGGGCGCAGGTGTATCGGCGTTTGCTCTCGGGCAAAACGCCAGACCGGAACACGGGGAACTGGCAACGCTCATTTTTGACGCAGTGGGCAAAGCCGTAGCCGTAGATGAAAAGGCGATGGATGCGGTGACAGGCCTGTCCGGGAGCGGTCCCGCTTATACATTTTTATTTATTGAGGCATTGGCTGATGCCGGTGTGCGCGTTGGTCTTTCCCGGCAGACAGCGTTGCTTTTGGCGGCCCAAACAATACTTGGGGCAGCTAAAATGGTGGTCGAAACAGGCGAACATCCTGCAAAACTGCGTGATGCGGTGACTTCGCCCGCAGGGACGACGATTGCTGGACTTCATGTGCTGGAACAAAAAGGCGTGCGGGGCACGGTTATTGATGCCGTTGTCGCGGCAACCGAGCGTTCCCGCGAAATGGGGCAGCTTCATGGCAAGTGA
- a CDS encoding cell division protein SepF, producing MKFMEKVWGSLGLFEPVEAEEERPRQDEPAAKSKKGGNLVSLPTTTQQKQIKVMVVEPFTFDDAQHVADHLKNRKPVVVNFENTDKEVAKRMIDFISGTTYALGGVIQKIGHNIFLCAPNNVDVSYTPREEGADKAFLPWNK from the coding sequence ATGAAATTCATGGAGAAAGTCTGGGGGAGTCTGGGATTGTTCGAACCGGTAGAAGCGGAAGAAGAGCGGCCTAGGCAGGATGAGCCGGCAGCAAAAAGCAAAAAAGGCGGTAATCTAGTCAGTTTGCCAACGACGACCCAGCAAAAGCAGATTAAGGTCATGGTCGTAGAACCGTTTACCTTTGATGACGCGCAGCACGTTGCCGACCACCTCAAAAACCGTAAGCCGGTAGTGGTCAACTTTGAAAATACGGACAAAGAAGTGGCTAAGCGCATGATTGATTTCATCAGTGGTACTACTTACGCCCTAGGCGGCGTGATTCAAAAAATTGGTCACAACATTTTCCTGTGCGCCCCCAATAATGTAGACGTCAGCTATACTCCGCGCGAGGAAGGGGCCGATAAAGCTTTTCTCCCCTGGAACAAGTAA
- a CDS encoding YggS family pyridoxal phosphate-dependent enzyme, with protein MSIAGNLETIAQNIRSALTRRSSHIAEQLQPVTIIAVTKNQDVAAMREAIDHGVTVVGENRVQEAMAKYNSLDRTVEWHLIGHLQTNKVRQAVSLFDLIHSVDSERLAREIDRAAAKIGKRQDILLQVNVAGEETKFGVSPREALVLARLVAGFEHVRLCGLMTIAPFFDDAEMTRPVFRELYHIYCELKALNLPGSDIKWLSMGMTNDYTVAVEEGANLVRIGTGIFGPRQYRGGGKQI; from the coding sequence ATGTCCATTGCCGGTAACCTGGAAACTATTGCCCAAAATATTCGCAGCGCTTTAACGCGCCGTAGCTCGCATATTGCCGAGCAATTACAGCCCGTCACAATTATTGCTGTAACGAAAAATCAGGATGTTGCCGCCATGCGGGAAGCTATTGACCATGGCGTTACCGTAGTAGGTGAAAACCGCGTCCAAGAAGCGATGGCTAAATATAACAGCCTTGACAGAACCGTTGAGTGGCATCTCATCGGGCACTTGCAGACGAATAAAGTACGGCAGGCAGTATCTTTATTTGATTTAATTCATTCCGTGGACAGCGAGCGACTGGCGCGGGAGATTGACCGGGCGGCGGCAAAAATCGGTAAACGGCAGGACATCCTGCTGCAGGTTAATGTAGCCGGCGAGGAAACGAAATTTGGGGTTTCGCCGCGTGAAGCACTTGTCCTGGCGCGGCTTGTGGCCGGCTTCGAACATGTCCGTCTGTGTGGACTTATGACTATCGCTCCCTTCTTTGATGATGCAGAAATGACTCGTCCTGTCTTTCGGGAACTCTATCATATTTATTGCGAACTCAAGGCGCTAAATTTGCCGGGCAGTGATATCAAATGGTTATCAATGGGGATGACCAACGATTATACGGTCGCCGTAGAAGAAGGCGCGAACTTAGTGCGGATTGGAACAGGAATTTTTGGACCGCGCCAATATCGAGGGGGAGGTAAACAAATATGA